The following are encoded in a window of Leptodactylus fuscus isolate aLepFus1 chromosome 9, aLepFus1.hap2, whole genome shotgun sequence genomic DNA:
- the SSTR3 gene encoding somatostatin receptor type 3, with translation MTPTSPTSLFSSSYIDINTTLYANVSSTPNVAAPGLLIPLVYLVVCAVGLWGNTLVIYLAWRSPAGQNSVTALYILNLALADDLFMLGLPFLAAQSALSYWPFGSPVCTIVMTLDAVNQFTSIFCLTVLSMDRYLAVVRPIQSAKWRRPKVAKCINVTVWILSFLVVLPVVFFAGVPKESGMCHIAWPEPQQAWRTGFILYTAALGFFCPLLVICICHILIVAQLRSSGNRVRVAPARRQGPERKVTKMVALAVTAFILCWLPFYALNIINLLWPLPAGPRLYGLYSFVVALSYANSCLNPIIYALLARPFQRGLRRVLCRTSVRVADGVLSGGDNRAQGELSRVSGISEERKSPKVISVGENGQIAASEEPLQQEVGPSSQNALPEELGASEKENMLGISYL, from the coding sequence ATGACACCAACATCTCCTACCAGCCTCTTTTCAAGTTCTTATATTGACATTAACACAACACTGTATGCCAATGTCTCGTCTACACCAAATGTGGCTGCTCCAGGACTACTCATCCCTTTAGTGTACTTAGTTGTTTGTGCAGTAGGGTTGTGGGGTAACACCTTAGTGATATACTTGGCATGGAGAAgtcctgctggccagaattcagTCACAGCTCTTTATATTTTAAATTTGGCATTGGCTGATGATCTTTTTATGTTGGGCCTTCCTTTTCTGGCTGCCCAAAGTGCCCTGTCCTATTGGCCCTTCGGCTCTCCTGTCTGCACGATAGTAATGACTTTGGATGCAGTAAACCAATTTACCAGCATTTTCTGCCTAACAGTGCTCAGCATGGACAGATACTTAGCTGTCGTTCGTCCTATACAGTCCGCAAAGTGGAGAAGACCAAAGGTGGCAAAATGTATCAATGTCACAGTATGGATACTCTCCTTTTTGGTTGTGCTCCCAGTAGTTTTCTTTGCTGGAGTTCCAAAGGAATCTGGTATGTGTCATATTGCTTGGCCTGAGCCACAACAAGCATGGAGGACTGGTTTTATTTTGTATACTGCTGCACTTGGATTTTTCTGCCCATTGCTTGTTATCTGTATCTGCCACATCCTCATTGTGGCCCAGCTAAGATCATCTGGTAATCGAGTTAGAGTGGCTCCAGCTCGACGCCAGGGACCCGAACGTAAAGTTACCAAGATGGTTGCCCTTGCAGTGACTGCCTTCATACTATGTTGGCTACCATTTTATGCTTTAAACATAATCAATCTCCTGTGGCCTCTGCCTGCAGGTCCAAGACTGTATGGACTTTACTCTTTTGTTGTGGCCCTTTCCTATGCTAATAGCTGTCTGAATCCCATTATTTATGCCCTACTTGCTCGTCCATTCCAGCGTGGACTACGACGTGTCCTCTGCAGGACCTCTGTGAGGGTAGCAGATGGAGTTTTGAGTGGAGGAGACAACAGAGCACAAGGAGAGTTGAGTAGGGTTAGTGGCATCTCGGAAGAAAGGAAAAGTCCAAAAGTGATTAGTGTGGGTGAAAATGGACAGATAGCTGCAAGTGAAGAACCACTACAGCAAGAAGTTGGTCCTTCTTCACAAAATGCTCTCCCTGAGGAACTAGGCGCTTCTGAAAAagaaaacatgttaggtatcagtTATTTGTAA